In the genome of Marinomonas algicola, the window AGAACAAGGGGTAAACAGTCTTATTTATGATGGTGTTCAACCCAATCCGACCATTGACAACGTGAACGCAGGCTTAGAGGTATTGCATACGCATCAATGCGACTGTGTCATCTCATTAGGCGGTGGGTCAGTCCATGACTGCGCGAAAGGCATTGCTCTTGTTGCAACCAATGGCGGACACATCAGTGACTATGAAGGAGTAGATGTTTCTAACAAACCGCAACGGCCGTTAATCTGCATCAACACAACCGCTGGAACCGCGTCTGAAATGACACGATTCTGTATTATCACGGATCAAGAGCGCCACATTAAAATGGCCATTGTCGATCAAAATGTCACACCCATTTTATCCGTTAATGACCCAATGCTCATGACAGGCATGCCAGCGTCTCTTACCGCGGCAACCGGTATGGATGCACTGACTCACGCAATCGAAGCCTATGTTTCGATTGCCGCCGATCCGATAACCGATGCCTGTGCGATCAAAGCCATTGAACTTATTCGTGATAACCTGCGAGAAGCCGTTCGGGATGGTGCCAACATGGAAGCCCGTGAAAAAATGGCCTATGCTCAGTTTTTAGCGGGCATGGCATTTAACAATGCGTCTTTGGGTTACGTGCACGCAATGGCCCACCAGTTAGGTGGCTTTTATGATTTTCCCCATGGCGTCTGCAACGCCGTACTGTTACCACATGTTCAACGCTATAATTCACAAGTGGCCGCCCCTCGCTTAAAAGACATAGGTAAAGCCCTTGGCGCTGATGTCACTGGATTAAATGATCAAGCTGGTGCTAATGCGGCGATAGTGGCAATTGTACAATTATCTCAGGACGTAAATATTCCATCTGGTTTAAGTGAATTAGGCGCAAAAGAAGATGACTTCTCAACATTAGCAAGCAATGCCATGAAAGATGCCTGTGGCTTTACTAACCCAATACAACCTACTCACGAAGATGTAATGGGGATTTTTAAAGCGGCGATGTAGTCATCCCGCTGACCACAAAACGTTGTAAAACACCTGGAAGCATGAAAAGCTAAGTTTGGGTTTACACTTGGCTTTTCATGCTTAATAAAGCAAACAATGGGTGGGTTAACGACCTCAGCATAAAGAGCATTCGTGTTACGGCTTCCATCTATACCTTTCTCTTCTTCACCAATCATCAGGTCAAATAGCATGTAGAAATTATTCCCTTGGCTAGAGTCAATCAAGTAATTCACTTACACATTTTGTGACTAGGTAATGCATTTAATGTCCGCTTTCGGACATTGTGACCTAATACTGCAATAAATACGTCACATAATACCCAGGTAAATTCATGACTGGTTCGTTAGGAGAAGCCCCATGAGGGATTGGCTATATCGTTGGCATTACGCCGCGACGGATGGAATAAGAAAAATACGACAACATAAGTTCTGGCTTGCGATATTGCTTTGCCTTTTTATTAGCTTACTCACTCTCAACCTTGCACAAGGAGAGCGAAAGCCACAAGACCATTGGGTATGGGTAGATATTATAGGCGAAGGTGCCACTTCAATTTGTATTGTCATTTGGTTGTTGTTGGTACTTTCAATACGCTCCTCTGGCCTAGTGACCAACTGGTTTGCGATGGGGTTTATCGGTATTTTTGCCTCTGCCTTTCAGGGCTTTCTTGATAAGTGGCTGTACTTACCTTCAACGGCGGTCTGGGACAACTGGGTTGAATCTTTCCCCATGGGTTTATTGGCCTTAACCATGGCCCTTTGGCTGTGGCGTAAAGAACAACATCAAATAGATCTGAACTTAACCAGGCGACAAGCCATTTATAAAAACCCCTTTCCGCTCGATTCGATTACCAATTTATCCAACACAACACATTTAAGCACTCAGCTCAAGGAGGCCTATGAAAAAGGTCCCATCAATTGGAAACGTCACGCTTTAATTCTGTT includes:
- a CDS encoding diguanylate cyclase domain-containing protein; the encoded protein is MRDWLYRWHYAATDGIRKIRQHKFWLAILLCLFISLLTLNLAQGERKPQDHWVWVDIIGEGATSICIVIWLLLVLSIRSSGLVTNWFAMGFIGIFASAFQGFLDKWLYLPSTAVWDNWVESFPMGLLALTMALWLWRKEQHQIDLNLTRRQAIYKNPFPLDSITNLSNTTHLSTQLKEAYEKGPINWKRHALILLDVVPFSYISYRHGGREAERFLMTISELITLTLRRHDVLCHLAEDRFAIVLKNVDRPHAQRLALELEALINQFRYRIEGMDDSIAVGASMTMVMAEQGSDLPETLLNKATAALSRQHDSVFSNTLS
- the yiaY gene encoding L-threonine dehydrogenase; this translates as MSSTFYIPAVNIMGEGALNDAIKQIKNLGFKQALIVSDPGMTSLGMVAKVDSLLKEQGVNSLIYDGVQPNPTIDNVNAGLEVLHTHQCDCVISLGGGSVHDCAKGIALVATNGGHISDYEGVDVSNKPQRPLICINTTAGTASEMTRFCIITDQERHIKMAIVDQNVTPILSVNDPMLMTGMPASLTAATGMDALTHAIEAYVSIAADPITDACAIKAIELIRDNLREAVRDGANMEAREKMAYAQFLAGMAFNNASLGYVHAMAHQLGGFYDFPHGVCNAVLLPHVQRYNSQVAAPRLKDIGKALGADVTGLNDQAGANAAIVAIVQLSQDVNIPSGLSELGAKEDDFSTLASNAMKDACGFTNPIQPTHEDVMGIFKAAM